From the Lactuca sativa cultivar Salinas chromosome 9, Lsat_Salinas_v11, whole genome shotgun sequence genome, the window TAGTTATGTTTTGAGATCCGTTGTAATATCCTCGCTATGCTTTAAACTAAATTTGAATTCGCACCAAATGCATATCCGCACATGTTTTAGCAACATAAACTCTCATTAGTGGATGAAAACTATATTTTAAGACCATTTTAAACTCACCATATGCGAGTGATGTTTTACCTACACTTGGCCATCCAGAGTGTTTCCATAAGGTTTGCGGCAACTTGGAGTAACACGTCAAAATGGTCCTTCAAGAACATTACCTTCTTCATTCGTAGAGAGAATAACCGTTGCTTCAATAGTAATTTTTTCGTTATGAAGTTTGTCTTGTACAGACTCTCAAGCGTGAACCATAGAGACATTTTCTTCATCTGCGACTTCATAAATCATCTCATCAGCTAAGGATAGTAAGATGGCAGGCTGAACTTAGTCATATTGCTAGGTGAAGTCTGATTCAAACATGCCTCTTGGTCGGTTTTGAGCATCTTGTCAATGTTATTGCCAAAAGTATAGACAAATAAATTTATCATAGCAGCCATGCCATCTGACCACAACCTCTCACTGATCTTTGATGATGGGGAATTCGATAAACAAATACTATCATCTTCACGGTGCTGCAGGAAAAGCGCAGCATTTAAAAGAATACCAATCCCAGACATCTACAGCTAGATTGTACCGAGTCCAAAGTCTTTTGAAGTTGACGAATCACATAAGGACATTTACCTTGCCAATAACATTTATATATGTCTCTTGATATTTTGACACAACTGTGGACTGAAGTATTTATCGGATTCTGTAAACCTATTCAATTTGATGATTAAATTTAGTGTTTTTGTGGAGTGAAGGGCCTGATGCACCATGGTGAAATAGATCCCACTGCAGGAACAATGTGTGCAATTAATTACTTGAGTGATAAATAAATGTTCATTTTCCAttccttttccttccaaattGATTAATTATAGAAAAGGGTGATATTTGTTTTCAGCTTATAAATTGAAAACCTTTAATTTATGGATCCTGGTTCGTGACATTAATTGCTACCAGCAACATTTCGTATACAAAAATCATACACATTCTGTAATCAatattttaatgaaatacatgtaTAAATGACCATACTCTATATATATAACTctgaaaacaaataaataatcatCCAAACATCATCAGCAATCCACAGAGATCTAGGTACTAAAAGTAGCACTTGTAAGGTGAATCAATAGACATCAAGCTTTGCAAAAAGCATTACTTTATGGATGGGTAACGGAAGGGATAGGAAAATCCTTAGGCAACTCTGGCAATGTGGGCTTCGGAATGACGGGAAACATGGGCTTTGGAAACTCAGGAACCTCAGCAGGCTTTGGAACTACAGGAACATCAGGTTTTGGAACCTCAGGTAGCTCAGGCTTTGGAAGAACGGGAATCTCAGGCTTTGGAAACACGGGAAGCTCAGGCTTTGGAACGACCGGAAGCTCAGGCTTTGGAAGCTCAGGTTTAGGAAGTACGGGAATCTCAGGCTTAGGAATGACAGGAAGCTCAGGCTTAGGAAGCACCGGAAGCTCAGGCTTTGGAAACATGGGAAGCTCAGGCATCTCTGCAAGTTTACGTGCCTCAGCAATGATGTTCCCGCTAAATGATGCTAAGCTGACAGAAACAAGAATCAGGATTATGGAATTTAGGTGAGAACCTGCCATGGTGTTGCAAAAGGTAGATATTAGAAACTAACAAGTTAATTCGAGATGGCTTGAAATGGTACATGTGTTCATTTGGGTTTATATAGTGGACGTGGGATGTTGGGAATAGTGTTAAGTACGTGAGTTGGTAGGAATTTCTTAGATTTGGGAGAGTTAGCTCAACTTCTCATCTGTACATAAGAGTTGAGCTGTCTTAAGATATGAAAATGTGGGGATGAGACTTTGCGACTTTCCTAATTAAGAGGGTTTAATATATAGAAAGCATATTTGTTTATGTCTTTGACAAATGAAACATAGTAGGTTCT encodes:
- the LOC111899074 gene encoding protein PELPK1-like codes for the protein MAGSHLNSIILILVSVSLASFSGNIIAEARKLAEMPELPMFPKPELPVLPKPELPVIPKPEIPVLPKPELPKPELPVVPKPELPVFPKPEIPVLPKPELPEVPKPDVPVVPKPAEVPEFPKPMFPVIPKPTLPELPKDFPIPSVTHP